A single window of Thermodesulfatator atlanticus DSM 21156 DNA harbors:
- the cas6 gene encoding CRISPR-associated endoribonuclease Cas6, with translation MRISLRFFAEKLILPVHYNHILQAFIYRSLDETLARFYHEEGYRFLKRRFKLFTFSRLLAKDRSFDAQSRTITFKGPVCLKISAVDDRLLESLATYLVKKGSFRLGRNTCELDAVEVEMPVSPEGPVLVRAISPITTYSTLTTPEGKKKTYFYTPFEAEFSEKLLENLRRKAAAYWGEGAELPPLNGAYIRPLRVSKKNEAIVNFKGYWIKGWTGLYEVNLPRLYFELAYDAGLGAKNSQGFGMIEVVREER, from the coding sequence ATGCGCATCTCCTTACGCTTTTTTGCAGAAAAACTTATTCTTCCCGTCCATTATAATCACATCTTACAAGCCTTTATTTATCGTAGTCTCGATGAGACGCTTGCCCGGTTTTACCATGAAGAAGGCTATCGCTTTTTAAAAAGGCGTTTTAAGCTCTTTACTTTCTCACGCCTTTTGGCGAAAGACCGTTCATTTGACGCCCAAAGCCGCACCATCACGTTCAAAGGCCCAGTGTGCCTTAAAATCAGCGCGGTAGATGACCGGCTCCTTGAATCGCTTGCGACTTATTTGGTGAAAAAGGGAAGCTTTCGCCTGGGGAGAAACACCTGTGAACTTGATGCGGTAGAGGTAGAGATGCCTGTTTCGCCAGAAGGGCCGGTGCTTGTGCGGGCCATCTCCCCCATAACAACTTATAGTACGCTAACGACCCCAGAGGGCAAGAAAAAGACCTATTTTTACACCCCCTTTGAGGCCGAATTTTCAGAAAAATTGCTTGAGAACTTAAGACGCAAGGCCGCGGCGTATTGGGGAGAAGGGGCGGAGCTTCCCCCGCTAAACGGGGCCTATATCCGGCCGTTGAGGGTCTCCAAGAAAAACGAGGCCATTGTGAATTTTAAGGGCTACTGGATTAAGGGCTGGACGGGGCTTTATGAGGTAAATCTCCCCCGGCTCTATTTTGAACTGGCCTATGACGCAGGCCTCGGCGCCAAAAACAGCCAGGGATTTGGAATGATCGAAGTGGTGAGGGAGGAAAGATGA